CGAAAGCGCCGCCGCCGCGTACGAGCGCTGGGAGTGGCGCGGGCGCATGTCGACATTCACCAACGGCGATCTTCGGGCCTACGAGAATGCCGGCGTCGACTGGTGGCTTCCGCTGTGGGATCCGGCCTACGTCCGCGCGTGGCAGCGGGTGCCACTCGAGCACCGTCGCGAAAAGCGCGCCCATACGCGTCTCGCCGTCGACCGATATCGTGCAGTCGCCGACGTCTCGGCTGAACGGGCCGCGATCACGGACCGAACGCTCTCGCCGGTCGACCGCCACCTCGCGCTGGTTCGACACACGCCAGCATGTCAGTTCACCGAGCGCGGGGGCGACTGGGACCCGCCGTTTCTCGCGCCGCGGTCAGTCTGGAGCGAGCCAGGTCAGCACCCGCTGGCGTGGGACGGCGCGGTCGACGACGCCGTCCTCAAGCGAGTGCCGACGGAGCGGGGGTTCTACGCGCTTCGGACGCTGGCCGAAACGGGACGACTGGACCTCACCGACGGCGAGAGCGCCGTTCCGGACGGCCCGTTATCGCTGCCGATAGGCGATTCGAATGACTCGAGTGACGCGCGCTCGTGATTGGCGGTTGAAAGATCCTCGAAGCGCGACCCTTACGTACCACCGGGTGCGACCACGGAGTGATGAGACGACGCACGTTTCTTACGTCCGGGACGGCGATTGCGACAGCCGGCCTCGCTGGCTGCTCTGCAATCGATATCGACGGTGGCAATGGTGACGGAAATGGGAATGGCAACGGAAACGGCGGAACCACTGGGTCCGTTGACGAAGACGAGGTGCTGACTGTCGGCACCTACTCCTCGTTCGTCGACGCCCCCAGCGACAGTCCGGGCGAGTGGATCAAAGACGAGTTCGAGGACCGCCACGACGTCGAACTCGAGTGGCAATTCCCCGAACAGGAACTGAACTACTACGCCGAACGCCACAACGACGGTCAGGACATCGAAGCCGAACTGTATCTCGGCGTCCGGCCACAGAACCTCGTCCGAGTCGACGAGCACATTGATGGCGACATGTTCACAACGACTGACGAGAGCGTACTCTCGAATGCCGCCGACATCGGCGATGAATACTACTTCGACCCATACGACCGCGCGGTACCGGTCTTTCGCAGCCACTGTGGCATCGTCTACGACGGCCGGAACGTCGAAGCGCCCGAGACGTTCGAGGACCTGCTCGACGAGCAGTATGAAGGACAGATCGCACTCGCGAACCCCCAGGACTCGACGACGGGACTCTTGTTCTTCCTCTGGTCGATAGACATGTTCGGCGAGGACGACTATCTCGACTACTGGTCGGACCTGATCGACAACGATGTCCGAGTCCTCAACTCGTGGGACGATGTCTACACGCAGTTCGAGTCGGAGGACGTCCCAGTCGTCGTCTCCTACACGAACGACCGCGTCTACGCCAGTCGCTTCGGCAACGACCTCGACAAACATCAGGTTTCGACGCTCCACGATCAGGGCTATGCCAACATGGCCGGAATGGCCCGCTTCGCCGATGGCACCAACGACGAACTGGCCCACCAGTTCATGGACTTCATCCTCGAACCCGAAGTGCAGGGCGTCATCGCCGAGCGCAACGTTACCGGCCCCGTCAACGACGAAACCGAACCGCCCGAGGCCTACGCCGAGTACGCTATCGAACCCGACGAGACCGTCTTCTTCGGCTACGACGAACTCGAGGGCAACCTCACCGGGTGGCTCGACGAGTGGGAACGCGAAGTCGTCGGGAGCAGCTAAGGACGGAATCGATACCAGCAACAGAATCACTGACGTGTTTCACGAACCGACTCCCGCTGCTCGAGTACAGGGTGCGAGCGAGACGCATCGCTCGACTCGTCGATGTCGACTACCCAGCACGAATCGTCGGCGGACTCGCCGATACCGTCCTTATTCCTGGGTGCTTCGCGCCTCGCGCCCGAGTTCCGACTCGACGGCATCGATTTTGTCGTCGGTCGAGAGGTCGACCTCCCGTTTCTCCTCGACCTGGACCAGCGTCTGGATTTCGGCGGTCCCGACGGCTTCGTGGGCCGACGCACACGCCGCGAACAGTTCGTGGACGTCCTCGGCCTCGAGAATCGTCGCCATGGGCGTCGTCTCGTACTCGACGTCGTGCTCTTCGAGAGCATCAATCGCGGCAGCGACGTCTTCGGTGATGTCGTCGTCGGTTACTGGCGTCACGCGCAGGAGTGCAAACACGCTCATACCACCGGGTTGTGTCGACCGGCCCATAGCCGTTGGGTTCGACGACGACACAGTCTCGGGTGACTGTCCGAACCCAGCCGACTCGAGGACGGAGGGCCAATTAGTATGACCGAACCAACCACAGCCGACGCCGAGACAGAGACCGTCATGCGT
The Natronolimnobius baerhuensis DNA segment above includes these coding regions:
- a CDS encoding thiamine ABC transporter substrate-binding protein, with product MRRRTFLTSGTAIATAGLAGCSAIDIDGGNGDGNGNGNGNGGTTGSVDEDEVLTVGTYSSFVDAPSDSPGEWIKDEFEDRHDVELEWQFPEQELNYYAERHNDGQDIEAELYLGVRPQNLVRVDEHIDGDMFTTTDESVLSNAADIGDEYYFDPYDRAVPVFRSHCGIVYDGRNVEAPETFEDLLDEQYEGQIALANPQDSTTGLLFFLWSIDMFGEDDYLDYWSDLIDNDVRVLNSWDDVYTQFESEDVPVVVSYTNDRVYASRFGNDLDKHQVSTLHDQGYANMAGMARFADGTNDELAHQFMDFILEPEVQGVIAERNVTGPVNDETEPPEAYAEYAIEPDETVFFGYDELEGNLTGWLDEWEREVVGSS
- a CDS encoding thiamine-binding protein — encoded protein: MSVFALLRVTPVTDDDITEDVAAAIDALEEHDVEYETTPMATILEAEDVHELFAACASAHEAVGTAEIQTLVQVEEKREVDLSTDDKIDAVESELGREARSTQE